In Conger conger chromosome 9, fConCon1.1, whole genome shotgun sequence, the genomic stretch gagagagaagggagagatggagggagggaggaggggtaaTGTACCACTCTGGCTCTGGGGGCTTCCACCGCTCTCTCTGAGGCTCCCTGTCATGAAGAACACAACCACAAATTCATACAATTACcccaacactctcacacactctcacacactctcacacactctcacacactctcacacactctcacacactctctcacactctctcacactctcacacactctcacacactctcacactctcacacacactctcacacacactctcacacacactctcacacacactctcacacacactctcacacacactctcacacacacatgcacagacacactcacagacacacacgtgcacacacacacacacaggcacgcacgcatagagacacacacacgcacacacacacctggtccATGGGGATCACATCCTCATAGATGGGGGGTGGTTCCTGAAGATCGTAATCACTCGTCTGAAACAGGTGAGCAAAAATGGGCAGCATGAGATACttttacacacatgcatgcatggacaaacacgcacgcacacacacacacacacacacacacacacacacacgcacgcacacacacacacgcacctggtTCATGACGACCACATCCTCATAGGTAGGGGGATATAAGTCAGCTTTTGGCTCACTCTCCTGAAACAGACGAGCAGAAGTGGGCAGCATGAGTTAACTGTTTGCGTgcatttatgtgcatgtgtgtatacaaacacacaaaggcacgcgcacacacacacacactcacaaacaaacaaacacacacacacacacacacacacacacacacacacacacacacacacatacctggtTTGTACAGAGCATATTCTCATAGGCAGGGGGGGGGTCCATAGGTTTCTGATCACTCTCCTGAGATGAGCAAAAATGCAAGCAtgagttactgtgtgtgtgtgtgtgcgtgtgtgtttgtgcgtgtgtgtgcgtgtgtgtgtgtgcatacatgtgtggcACAATTAGTTTGTATATTTCACAGCAGAAGATTTGTCTGTGCACAGAGCACAATAACACCACCAATAACAGCAGCTGAAAATCCCCAAATCAGGCCGAACAGGCTTACTTTGGAAGCAGAGCGGAATGGGTTGAGTTTGGAAATGGCTCCAACCACAGCAttctggggagggagggggggtcaaaaggtcaaaggttactCACACAACATGGCTGCCTCCCCAACCACTcacaaactgacacacacatgggcacactcacacacaccaacatagaCAACCTtacaaaccaacacacacaggaataatATTAATCACAATAAAACACGTTGAAAGACCAACATACTGACACAGTGGGCCTAATCACTGGATGCTTCTCTCATCCCTTGAAGATATGGGCTTCTCAGGCTCTCTAGTGATATGCCTCATATCATGCCAACTAACCTACCAGGGGATTtgcccccttcccccctgttTACTggtgtcccacagggctcagagcTTGGTCCCCTCCCTGTTTACACAAAATCACTTCATCCAGTTCTCTCTGCACCATGGCATTCCATCTTCCATTGCCACAATGTGATGAAACGACTATTTTCTTCGTCTTATCCTATCCTCTTATCTGATGCTCAAGTTCAGGCATGCTCACCTCCATGTCTGGGCTGACACTGCAGCCTGAATATCATCCACCCACCACCTGGAGCCCAGCCGGGAGTAAACAGAGTTCCTGCTCTGCCGGGCACAGGGTCCCTGCGGACTGACTGCCGAATGCTCCAGAAGGTCTTATGCTTGACCTCCCATTGTCCAGAACACCTCCAACCTGCCTacaaccatcacacacacaccacaccaccttTTTTTCCCTGCAGGTCCGGACGcccgcattcacattcaaagtgAATGGCACAGTCCCTTCACACATTCAGCGACTGCGCTGTACACAACGAGACCTTCAGCCTCCCCCGAACAGGGAGAACAGTTCCGTCTCTACGGTAACCTGGCAGGCACTCGTCACAACGCAGGGTCTTCTGCGCCGTCATACGCCCAATGGTATAACGACCTTCCCAAGTCAGTTAGGAACCCGCCTCAATTAGCTACCTCTCTCAGGTTGTGAGGCGTGCGCCTCAATGGAGGCACTTATGGCCTTGTATCTCTGCCCATCTCATTTACTTATCACCTTAAAAGCATCCatcaaattaataaattatacattatacacaacAGCGGAGCAACACACAGACGCCGTCCAATCGTGGCAGACCGATATgatgacacagagacacatagacagacagacagacagacagggacagacagacatacaggctTGTGTTTTGGTTGATGTTCCGTGCCGGTGGCCTTCTCTTCAGAATCAGAGTCCTGCTCCTTCTCCTGGAATAGAGTCTCCCATTAACATATAATTTCCCGATCACTCTCATCAAACTACAGTAACACAATCATTTCACTAACACTCATCAAACTACAGTAACAATAATTTCACTAACACTCAAACTACGGCAACACAATAATTTCACTAACACACTAATCAAACTACAGTAACATAATCAATTTCACTAACACTCATGAAACTACAGCAACACAATCATTTCACTAACACACTAATCAAACTACAGTAACACAATAATTTCACTAACACACTAATCAAACTACAGTAACACAATCATTTCACTAACACACTAATTAAACTACAGTAACAAAATCATTTCACCAACATACTAATCAAACTACAGTAACACAACAATTCACCCGACACTTTAATCAAACTCCAGTAACACAGACAGTAACCGTGCTTTTTCCTGGGAAAGTCAGACAGAACAGGATTACCTGATGCCCTGAACGGAAGGGATTCTTCAAAATGCCGTTCATCACTCCGttctgagagagggaagggaagaAATGGAGTGGGTTAAAACACCTGGCCAGTGAGCTCACCTAGCAGCAAGCGAGTGATCAGTCAGATGCACAGGTGGGAGAGGTAGGACACACAGGTGAGGgaggtcagacacacaggtgagagaggtcagacacacaggtgagagaggtcagacacacaggtaagaGAGGTAGGACACACAGATGACAGAGGTAagacacacaggtgagggaggtcagacacacaggtcagagaggtaggacacacaggtcagagaggTAGGACACACAGGTGACAGAAGGTAGGACACACAGGTGACAGAGGTAagacacacaggtgagggaggtcagacacacaggtgagggaggtcagacacacaggtcagagaggTAGGACACACAGGTGACAGAGGTaagacacacaggtgagagaggtaAGACAAACAGGTGAGGGAGGTGTGACCTGTTTGGTTTTGGACCGGCGAGCTGTGGGTGGAGAACTTTCGGGAGAGTCTAGCTCAGGCTCAGATTTATCCCTGTCCTTGTCCCTGTCCTGAAAACAAGGCCACACAGAAATGCTGAATGAATAGATGTTCTAGCTCCACCCCTCTTTCACTGGCGGGTCACCacgctgggggctgggggttaCCTGGGCAACGGAACGGAACGGGTTCCTCCGGATCTTCCCCATGATCccaggctgaggagagagaggaggggtcagacactcacacctattctccctcacacacagacacacacacactctgcctccctcacacacacacacacacacacgcacacacgctgcctccctcacacacacacacgcacacacgctctccctccctccctcacacacacacacacacacacacactctgcctccctctcacacacacacacacacacacgcacacacgcacacacgcacacacgcacacacacacacacacacacacacacacacactgcctcccacacacacgcacacacacacacacgctctcactccctccctcacacacacacacgctctccctcactcagaaacacacacacacacacgctctccctctctcacacactttcacctgGCCCACCTTAGAGCTCTCAGTCAGATCCTCACAGCTGAGTGACAGATCACTGTGTAAAGACATACTATCCTAAGAAAGAGAAGACAGCACAAAGTTAGTTACCTGcacctgtacaacacacacctgtGGGTACAGCGCAGTTACCTACACCTGTACAGCACAATAGATAGTCACACCTGTGGAATATAAAGCATATTCCACAGGCAGTTACCTATACAGCTACCTGTAATGGCAGAATGAAGGGCAttgttaatgtacagtaattacCTGTACAGGTCTGGGGCGCGGAGCAGGCTTAGGGGGGACTCTTCTACTTCCTTCTCCTttttcctgagagagagagagagaaagtcacacagagagacagagagagagtcaaagagagagggatagagagagtcagagagagagagaggcacacagagagagaaagagtgagtcacagagagacacagagagagagaggtaactGAAACAACTTGATGGATATCTGTAGAGTAAAGACAGAACAGAGAGCCTTACCTTAGTGTTGCCGATGTCAGAGAGACTGTCGTAGCTAGCTGAGAGTTCAGGGTGCATCGAAACATTatcctgagagacagagagaagtaTTGGTGCTCCAATGGCCcgaaagagcgagagagggggtggatggacacatggatggatggaaagatagatagatagataatatGATATAATGAATAAAAGCTCAAGAAGAAGACACATACCTGTGCATCTTTAGAATGTTTTGGAGATTTGGATTTGAACATTCCACTGAACATTCCTCCTTTTTCCTAGAGAGACACGAGAGGGTTAATAAGAGTCTGTTAAACTCCCtcacatgttttttatttttaatttaacagaTATCGATGTTCCCACTTAGACTTGTTCACCTTTGTGTCGTTGTTGTCAGACAGACTGTCGTTGCTGGCTGAGAGTCCGCTGTGTGAAGATATATTGTCCtgaaagagaaagtgagaaagaaaaaataaaaataaaagaaaaacagagacagatggacagagaaCGAGgtgcagaaagagagggggagagagatcaAAATCTATCTCTGTTCCAAGTTGAGATGGACCAGTTTAGCTCACTCTGGAAAATGGATGCTCGATGATGAACAACAGAAACACAAGAACAGACACGTACCTGTGCAGGATCTTTAGAATGTTTGGAGGTTTTGGATTTGAACATTCCACTGAACATTCCTCCTTTCTCCTGGAGAGACAACAGACGGTTAATGGAGTTACTTAACTGGAGTCAGCTGGAGTCAGCTGGAGTCAGCTGGAGTCAGCTGGAGTCAGCTGGAGTCAGCTGGAGTTAGctggagcgtagtggttaaggtaaatggctgggacaggcaaggtcggtggttcgaatcccggtgtagctacaataagatccgcacagccgttgggcccttgagcaaggtccttaaccctgcattgctccaggggaggattgctaatcaactgtacattgctctggacaagagcgtctgccaaatgccaataatgtaatgtaatgagctaGTTGGAGTTAGCTGGTAAAACAGCTCGGTTTATCTCATGTTCCGGAGGGTTCAGAGTGGATTcgtccagctaactcagttcTACAACAGGGCCctgttatttgtatatttatgatttaatttgttatttagctgacacttttatccaaagaaacttacagttgattagactgagcaggggtgcaatgtggggctaaaagccttgctcaagggcccaacagcagtgcgcATCTTATCGGGGCTGCACCAGGGactgaatcaccaaccttccgggtcccagtcatgtacctttcgGCAAGACTGTAAacactgtaaaatgtacaaattaagACTATTTTATATCCCTGACAGTGAAGAGGTCCTTAGACCGTTGTTTTAGGGGCCAAAGGCTTTCTGATTTGTGCCGATTTGGTTTCTACACCAAAACTCGCTCACCTTTGTGTTGTTGTTCTCAGACAGACTGTCGTTGCTGGCTGTGAGCTCACTGTGTGTAGATAGATTGTcctggaggagagagtgagagagagacagagcaaaaataaataaattaaaaaaaataaaaaagtggcaGATGGATAGATATAcagatggagaaagagggaaagagagatcaAATTCTCTGTGTTCCAAGTTGAGATTTTcatcatgattattatttactttttttttttttttttttttacttgcacaGGAAAATAGATGGCCTGtggataattaaaaaaaaacagaaatacaggaACAGACACTTACCTGTGCAGCTGTGGGATCTTTAGAATGTTTGGAGGTTTTGGATTTGAACATTCCACTGAACATTCCCCCTTTCTCCTGGAGAGGCAtgagagggttaatacagtcCGTTTAACTGGGAAGGGTACAGgcgggacagacagacggacagacactcACCTTTGTGCCGATGTCTAACAGATCGTCGTTGCTGGCTGAGAGTTTGTCATTGCTGGCTGAGAGTCCCTTGCGtgcagacagactgtcctgaaaaagagaaagagaggagagagagagagagagagaaaagtatATAGAGGAAAAATAGCAATAAATGTATTGGAGCACACACAGCATACTGGGCAAATGAATATGGTTACACATACAGGTATGCTGCAGTACAGTACTAATACAGCTACCTGGACAGGTAAAAAAGAATAGCAGGGTTACGACAGTTACCTGTTCAGCCAGAGGGCGATCGGCCGGTTTAGGGGACCTCCGGAACATTCCGGCGATCATTCCTCCTTTTTCCTGAGGGAGACGGGACAGTCAAATCACTGCGTTCCAACAATccgcccaacccccccccccccccccccccccccccccccaactttgGAAAGGTAGCTCTGTGACCATCATTCAGGCGTTTCCCCCCCGGTGACAGAGCCAAGAATATCCCATTCCCACTTCCCCGACCTGCCGTCTTAGGTTTCGCCTGTTTCagaccacaatgcactgctcctCATCCTGCAGGCTACAGCCAATCACCTGCTCCGTGGACTTTGAATGTCCAACACGGGGGGCTGGGCTCGATTCCCATTCAACACGTGCCCCTTCCCTTGAGGGAGACCATTTCCTGACTAAATTTGTGACTTGCAACAAGTAACCGGCCTCGCAACCTATATTGGAAGCGCTAACCTACAGTAGCCTCGATGCTGTGCtcaagcattttctttttccagagGATGATTTTGGAATGTCCATGCATTATCCATAACCACGCTAGCTTACTTTTAGTGctaataaaaacacaccagccGGTCTTATAAAACACGAACGCTGGTTTTCACAGCACCTTCAGTGAGGATTTCTTAAGCCTCACTCAAAAACAATCACCGTGGAGGCTAACGTATCTCACAAACTTCAATTCTCAGTTCTTAATCCCGCCCAAACTCATCCTACAAACAAATATTGCCTCCTCCATTTAAAGACACACCGAttcactcctctcctctttaTCCATGgaacattgcattgtgggatttccCTTCTTGCAGGAACCTTGAATTTTATACCCTTGGCAGGAGGGAGGAAAAAGGAGGGAGCACCCTTTATACCCTTCCCTTTTATATTTTGGAACCGAACCCCACTTGGCCTGGCACCCATATTTCATCCTGGCATTTTGGGGATTCCCCCGTTGAAGCCAGGGAAGGGAACGTCAGGAAGAACGCAGACAGAGATAGCATACGACTCTGACTCGACTCCAGCCAGGGAGAGGTGACGTTCCCTCTCTCACAAGCAAACATTGCAGcgatgtagcgtagtggtcagaGAACTGGGCTCgccattcattaattcattaataggAGTCTGTTTAACTGGGAAGGGTACAggcgggacagacagacagacagacagacactcaccttTGCGCCGATGTCTAACAGATCGTCGTTGCTGGCTGAGAGTTTGTCATTGCCGGCTGAGAGTCCCTTGCGtgcagacagactgtcctgaaaaagagaaagagaggagagagagagagagagaaaaatatagaggaaaaaaaaacaataaatgtattggAGCACACACAGCATACTGGGCAAATGAATATGGTTACACATACAGGTATACTGCAGTACAGTACTAATACAGCTACCTGGACAGGTGAGAAAGAAGAGCAGTGTTACGACAGTTACCTGTTCAGCCAGAGAGCGATCGGCCGGCTTTGGGGACCTCCGGAACATTCCGGCGATCATTCCGCCTTTTTCCTGAGGGAGACGGGACAGTCAAATCACTGCGTTCCAACAATccgcccaacccccccccccctcccccccactttGGAAAGGTAGCTCTGTGACCATCAGTCAGGCGTTTCCCCCCCGGTGACAGAGCCAAGAATATCCCATTCCCACTTCCCCGACCTGCCGTCTTAGGTTTCGCCTGTTTCagaccacaatgcactgctcctCATCCTGCAGGCTACAGCCAATCACCTGCTCCGTGGCCTCTGAATGTCCAACACGGGGGGCTGGGCTCGATTCCCATTCCACACGTTCCCCTTCCCTTGAGGGAGACCATTTCCTGACTAAATTTGTGACTTGCAACAAGTAACCGGCCTCGCGACCTATATTGGAAGCGCTAACCTACAGTAGCCTCGATGCCGTGCtcaagcattttctttttccaggGGATGATTTTGGAATGTTCATGCATTATCCATAACCACGCTAGCTTACTTTTAGTGctaataaaaacacaccagccGGTCTTATAAAACACGAACGCTGGTTTTCACAGCACCTTCAGTGAGGATTTCTTAAGCCTCACTCAAAAACAATCACCATGGAGGCTAACGTATCTCACAAACTTCAATTCTCAGTTCTTAATCCCGCCCAACTCATCCTACATCCTACATTGCAGCGATGTAGAGTAGTGGTCAGAGAACTGGACTCGACATTCAGAGGCTACGAGTTTTAATCCAGGTGTGCCTGGGCAGATAgcactggataagagggtctccAATAAGCAGCTGGATAATATTAAACAGCTCAAACTTCTCCAAGACCAAAGCAAAAGCCAGAGTTTCAGGGGAAAAGAGCTGACAGCTAATTGTCTCATGTGGTCTTCAGAGAGcatacagaaagagagagagagagagggagggattcaAACCAGCTGGGAAAGCAAACTCCCGAGCCAAGAGACAAGCACCATTTTTTTTCCGGTCTGGACTTTTGGGTCATCAGAAACGTACCATTGTTTTATACTGCTGTGGGTGCtatgacacacactcacgtgcgtGCACACAGATACTCGGCACGCAAATACTTCAAATCAAACatcaaaacacagcacacacccacaaaaacacatatgTGCATACACCTttacccacccccctccccccacacacacaaataatgtcCTTTAATGCTTTTCGACAAGGTTATTCTCACTGCAGTCCTTGCTTCCTTCCCTAGTCTCCCGTTTTCTCACCGGTTTCTTATGTTCCTCTTGCTCCCGATCCTCCAAACCCAGATGGCGCCTGCTGTTCTCCTGACCAAAACAGAAATAATCACTGTCAAAACTCGGCAAAGCTCCGTCGATCGCCTGACTTTTTTTTCACGCTGGTGACAATTTGGGGACACCAGTCCAGAAAGATTTTTCAAATTTTGTTGACTCAGAATCGTAGATTATTTTCCAAAACAGTGGGAGGGGGAAACAACTTCAACCCCAAGGCAATGCGTACGTGTTCACCTAGCGCTCTGATATTACAAAGCTAACCTACATTACAGCCGTAAATAACAGCTGCGCTAAACTGTGAGTACCAGCCCTTCAGGCTCACTTGGCAGTGCACTGTCAAACAGAAACTTCAACTGAATAAGACTTGATTTACCATAGTTTAATAACCAGTTGTTTC encodes the following:
- the LOC133137045 gene encoding uncharacterized protein LOC133137045 isoform X1 — protein: MENSRRHLGLEDREQEEHKKPEKGGMIAGMFRRSPKPADRSLAEQDSLSARKGLSAGNDKLSASNDDLLDIGAKEKGGMIAGMFRRSPKPADRPLAEQDSLSARKGLSASNDKLSASNDDLLDIGTKEKGGMFSGMFKSKTSKHSKDPTAAQDNLSTHSELTASNDSLSENNNTKEKGGMFSGMFKSKTSKHSKDPAQDNISSHSGLSASNDSLSDNNDTKEKGGMFSGMFKSKSPKHSKDAQDNVSMHPELSASYDSLSDIGNTKEKGEGSRRVPPKPAPRPRPVQDSMSLHSDLSLSCEDLTESSKPGIMGKIRRNPFRSVAQDRDKDRDKSEPELDSPESSPPTARRSKTKQNGVMNGILKNPFRSGHQEKEQDSDSEEKATGTEHQPKHKPNAVVGAISKLNPFRSASKESDQKPMDPPPAYENMLCTNQESEPKADLYPPTYEDVVVMNQTSDYDLQEPPPIYEDVIPMDQGASERAVEAPRARVPKKGKKARNPFLPAKGTKVVCVWRARIRREPRAGDSSVDPKPAEGGEKGKPWSSRPDDHGGVQPEMTREEEEEEEEEDGDGLMEWWNTVEQWDDTPEDEDLTEKEEAKAFAVTADKVQKAIRVFNKLFTERAEGLWQHVIDLRTIADGIDTFNKKTKIAAITGGSTSALGGVATITGLALAPVTMGTSLIVTAVGLAVATAGGLTSASASISNTVNNSLDRKKVEKIVEDYQAKMADISKCMKFIKQGIENLRKYDVVKMKNHAYNQDFPVLTNIYEDGAMASKALLINTGEIMRVVQIANVAGSTAARAVQIASLATGVLTGLFVGMDIYFVAKDSRELKKGAKTEFAAKIREVAEQLHEGLVELNTIREELQEASRNSII
- the LOC133137045 gene encoding uncharacterized protein LOC133137045 isoform X3 translates to MENSRRHLGLEDREQEEHKKPEKGGMIAGMFRRSPKPADRSLAEQDSLSARKGLSAGNDKLSASNDDLLDIGAKEKGGMFSGMFKSKTSKHSKDPTAAQDNLSTHSELTASNDSLSENNNTKEKGGMFSGMFKSKTSKHSKDPAQDNISSHSGLSASNDSLSDNNDTKEKGGMFSGMFKSKSPKHSKDAQDNVSMHPELSASYDSLSDIGNTKEKGEGSRRVPPKPAPRPRPVQDSMSLHSDLSLSCEDLTESSKPGIMGKIRRNPFRSVAQDRDKDRDKSEPELDSPESSPPTARRSKTKQNGVMNGILKNPFRSGHQEKEQDSDSEEKATGTEHQPKHKPNAVVGAISKLNPFRSASKESDQKPMDPPPAYENMLCTNQESEPKADLYPPTYEDVVVMNQTSDYDLQEPPPIYEDVIPMDQGASERAVEAPRARVPKKGKKARNPFLPAKGTKVVCVWRARIRREPRAGDSSVDPKPAEGGEKGKPWSSRPDDHGGVQPEMTREEEEEEEEEDGDGLMEWWNTVEQWDDTPEDEDLTEKEEAKAFAVTADKVQKAIRVFNKLFTERAEGLWQHVIDLRTIADGIDTFNKKTKIAAITGGSTSALGGVATITGLALAPVTMGTSLIVTAVGLAVATAGGLTSASASISNTVNNSLDRKKVEKIVEDYQAKMADISKCMKFIKQGIENLRKYDVVKMKNHAYNQDFPVLTNIYEDGAMASKALLINTGEIMRVVQIANVAGSTAARAVQIASLATGVLTGLFVGMDIYFVAKDSRELKKGAKTEFAAKIREVAEQLHEGLVELNTIREELQEASRNSII
- the LOC133137045 gene encoding uncharacterized protein LOC133137045 isoform X2; translated protein: MENSRRHLGLEDREQEEHKKPEKGGMIAGMFRRSPKPADRSLAEQDSLSARKGLSAGNDKLSASNDDLLDIGAKEKGGMIAGMFRRSPKPADRPLAEQDSLSARKGLSASNDKLSASNDDLLDIGTKEKGGMFSGMFKSKTSKHSKDPTAAQDNLSTHSELTASNDSLSENNNTKEKGGMFSGMFKSKTSKHSKDPAQDNISSHSGLSASNDSLSDNNDTKEKGGMFSGMFKSKSPKHSKDAQDNVSMHPELSASYDSLSDIGNTKEKGEGSRRVPPKPAPRPRPVQDSMSLHSDLSLSCEDLTESSKPGIMGKIRRNPFRSVAQDRDKDRDKSEPELDSPESSPPTARRSKTKQNGVMNGILKNPFRSGHQEKEQDSDSEEKATGTEHQPKHKPNAVVGAISKLNPFRSASKESDQKPMDPPPAYENMLCTNQESEPKADLYPPTYEDVVVMNQTSDYDLQEPPPIYEDVIPMDQGASERAVEAPRARVPKKGKKARNPFLPAKGTKARIRREPRAGDSSVDPKPAEGGEKGKPWSSRPDDHGGVQPEMTREEEEEEEEEDGDGLMEWWNTVEQWDDTPEDEDLTEKEEAKAFAVTADKVQKAIRVFNKLFTERAEGLWQHVIDLRTIADGIDTFNKKTKIAAITGGSTSALGGVATITGLALAPVTMGTSLIVTAVGLAVATAGGLTSASASISNTVNNSLDRKKVEKIVEDYQAKMADISKCMKFIKQGIENLRKYDVVKMKNHAYNQDFPVLTNIYEDGAMASKALLINTGEIMRVVQIANVAGSTAARAVQIASLATGVLTGLFVGMDIYFVAKDSRELKKGAKTEFAAKIREVAEQLHEGLVELNTIREELQEASRNSII